In Myxococcales bacterium, one genomic interval encodes:
- a CDS encoding DUF3488 domain-containing protein produces MRFGLVHRLMTNALATLGVLAIVNTAGMPPWTAAAVLGGLAVAVALPESLQVKPFMRTLATLGPLALFVIEVLRVIFGASALDIAVEFAGFLQVLRVATRRGAAHDQQIIILALLHFVAGTVLGGGLAYGLCFVGFLIVAPGALVLSHLRREVEGNYRQGARDRTGLPVDVPRILRSRRVVGRGFLLTTCLLSLPIFVFTGALFILFPRIGLSLLLVNHTRSGRMVGFSDHVDLGDVGTLRSDPTVALRFTLPDTPDPPLRMTIRLRGTAFDTYDGRAWSRSVIERHPIDLAYPNVVPILRLPRPAQDRRISFDLEPIDPPVLFLPPQAVAAQLRLPTTPGQQEGVYVSAGPEGELRYASPSTHGVRYDVFLAGSGEVVTQRLAPTDRSRYLTLPPLPPRIGELARAWTANQPTPLAKAKAIEEHLRNDFHYDVTSPSGGKPQPLDHFLFETKRGHCEFFSTAMVMMLREVGIPARNVTGFVGGTYNRFGKYYAVREGDAHSWVEAHLEQPHPAWVTFDPTPTAAARPLQETGGAYLYVRDFVEAVSQRWNRYVVGYDLGTQVRLFEAANRSYNQARSRAGLTQGLAGQLTRAPVLAGIVVALGVVAYWVWRRQRPKDPATGKVATPKARAALLVIELYQSLDAALAARGLARAPSTPPLRYAEDLRRRSHPLAEDVHAMTLAYLAVRFGGASLDPLTKRTFEEGIRAVRAFREPPPPERASRSPARALPVA; encoded by the coding sequence ATGCGCTTCGGGCTCGTCCACAGGCTCATGACCAACGCGCTCGCCACCCTCGGCGTGCTCGCGATCGTGAACACGGCCGGCATGCCCCCGTGGACCGCGGCGGCGGTGCTCGGCGGCCTGGCTGTCGCCGTCGCCCTGCCCGAGAGCCTGCAGGTGAAGCCCTTCATGCGCACCCTGGCGACCCTCGGCCCGCTCGCGCTCTTCGTGATCGAGGTCCTCCGCGTCATCTTCGGCGCGTCGGCGCTGGACATCGCCGTCGAGTTCGCGGGGTTTCTCCAGGTGCTCCGCGTGGCCACCCGTCGTGGCGCCGCCCACGATCAGCAGATCATCATCCTCGCGCTGCTCCACTTCGTGGCCGGCACGGTGCTCGGGGGTGGGCTCGCCTACGGCCTCTGCTTCGTCGGGTTTCTCATCGTCGCGCCGGGCGCGCTCGTGCTCTCGCACCTGCGCCGCGAGGTCGAAGGAAACTACCGACAAGGCGCCCGCGATCGCACGGGCCTGCCGGTCGACGTGCCGCGCATCCTCCGCAGTCGTCGCGTGGTCGGCCGCGGCTTCCTGCTCACCACGTGCCTGCTGTCGTTGCCCATCTTCGTCTTCACGGGCGCGCTCTTCATCCTCTTTCCGCGAATCGGCCTCTCGCTGCTGCTGGTGAATCACACCCGATCGGGTCGAATGGTGGGCTTCTCCGATCACGTCGACCTCGGCGACGTGGGCACTCTGCGCAGCGACCCCACCGTGGCGCTCCGGTTCACTCTCCCGGACACCCCCGATCCGCCGCTGCGAATGACGATTCGACTCCGCGGCACCGCCTTCGACACGTACGACGGTCGCGCCTGGTCGCGGTCGGTCATCGAGCGCCACCCGATCGATCTCGCGTATCCCAACGTCGTCCCCATCCTGCGGCTCCCACGCCCCGCACAGGACCGGCGCATCTCCTTCGACCTCGAGCCCATCGACCCGCCCGTGCTCTTCCTGCCGCCGCAGGCGGTCGCGGCGCAGCTCCGACTCCCCACGACGCCCGGTCAGCAGGAGGGCGTGTACGTCTCCGCCGGTCCGGAGGGCGAGCTCCGCTACGCGAGCCCGAGCACCCACGGCGTGCGCTACGACGTGTTCCTCGCGGGGTCGGGCGAAGTCGTCACTCAGCGCCTCGCCCCGACCGACCGCTCGCGCTACCTCACGCTGCCGCCGCTGCCGCCGCGAATAGGCGAGCTCGCGCGCGCCTGGACTGCCAATCAGCCGACCCCGCTCGCCAAGGCGAAGGCCATCGAGGAACACCTCCGAAACGACTTCCACTACGACGTGACCTCCCCGTCGGGCGGTAAGCCGCAGCCGCTCGATCACTTCCTGTTCGAGACCAAGCGCGGACACTGCGAGTTTTTCTCCACCGCCATGGTCATGATGCTCCGCGAGGTGGGCATTCCCGCCCGTAACGTGACGGGCTTCGTCGGCGGCACGTACAACCGCTTCGGAAAGTACTACGCGGTCCGCGAGGGTGACGCGCACTCCTGGGTCGAGGCCCACCTGGAGCAGCCGCACCCCGCTTGGGTCACCTTCGACCCCACCCCGACGGCGGCGGCCCGGCCTCTCCAAGAGACGGGCGGCGCCTATCTCTACGTGCGCGACTTCGTCGAGGCCGTGTCTCAGCGGTGGAACCGCTACGTCGTGGGGTACGACCTCGGCACCCAGGTCCGGCTCTTCGAAGCGGCCAATCGTTCGTACAACCAAGCTCGCTCGCGCGCGGGCCTCACTCAAGGGCTCGCAGGCCAGCTCACGCGAGCGCCCGTCCTCGCGGGCATCGTCGTGGCGCTCGGCGTCGTGGCCTATTGGGTCTGGCGGCGGCAGCGCCCCAAGGACCCCGCGACAGGCAAGGTGGCCACCCCGAAGGCGCGCGCGGCGCTGCTCGTCATCGAGCTCTATCAGAGCCTCGACGCGGCGCTTGCCGCGCGGGGTCTCGCGCGCGCCCCCTCCACTCCACCGCTGCGCTATGCGGAGGATCTCCGCAGGCGGAGCCACCCGCTCGCGGAGGACGTTCACGCGATGACCCTCGCCTACCTCGCCGTCCGCTTCGGCGGCGCGTCGCTCGATCCGCTGACCAAACGCACGTTCGAGGAGGGGATCCGCGCGGTGAGGGCGTTCCGCGAGCCCCCACCGCCCGAGCGCGCGTCGCGGTCTCCCGCGCGTGCCCTGCCGGTGGCGTGA
- a CDS encoding DUF58 domain-containing protein, with translation MSAPAAVTAEAAVDASPQTGLRRAWSRAWARLTTRRKPPRRLKFTREGKFFVGISLGVGFAAINTGNNLLYLLLGLLLALIMVSGIMSELSLRDLTVVRRLPARAQVGRAHLVEIEVFNHKGRVPSYAIEVEDLRDGQPADKRCFFLKISPKSAQVAAYRRTPQRRGRDRHVGFRIATRFPFGLFEKSREVQSVGDLIIYPAADPITLGVSPPGRDVGGESTFGRGHGEDHFGLRPVRDGEDLRDVHWKKSAATGSLVRRERARDAHPETTLRLDVKRPRGAGDDFPAAFERRIREIASRVVAHVKRGDRVKLVASTGEVLRGDKRSGSDVLLRYLALVESIPAADTGERDPSAGAT, from the coding sequence TTGAGCGCTCCGGCGGCGGTCACCGCCGAGGCGGCCGTCGACGCGTCGCCACAGACCGGCCTCCGGCGCGCCTGGTCGCGTGCGTGGGCGCGCCTCACGACCCGACGTAAACCACCGAGACGACTGAAGTTTACGCGCGAAGGGAAGTTCTTCGTCGGCATCTCGCTCGGCGTCGGCTTTGCCGCCATCAACACCGGCAACAACCTCCTCTATCTGCTGCTCGGCCTGCTGCTCGCGCTCATCATGGTCAGCGGCATCATGAGCGAGCTGTCTCTGCGCGATCTCACGGTCGTCCGGCGCCTGCCCGCGCGTGCCCAAGTCGGCCGCGCTCACCTCGTCGAAATCGAGGTGTTCAACCACAAGGGCCGCGTGCCGTCGTACGCCATCGAGGTCGAAGACCTGCGCGACGGGCAGCCCGCCGACAAGCGCTGCTTTTTCCTGAAGATCAGCCCCAAGAGCGCCCAGGTCGCGGCGTACCGGCGCACGCCGCAGCGCCGCGGCCGCGACCGGCACGTAGGCTTCCGCATCGCCACGCGCTTCCCGTTCGGCCTCTTCGAGAAGTCGCGCGAGGTCCAGTCCGTGGGCGATCTCATCATTTACCCGGCCGCCGATCCCATCACCCTGGGCGTGTCGCCTCCCGGCCGCGACGTCGGCGGCGAATCGACCTTCGGGCGCGGACACGGCGAGGACCACTTCGGGCTGCGGCCCGTCCGCGACGGCGAGGACCTCCGAGACGTCCACTGGAAGAAGAGCGCCGCGACCGGCAGCCTCGTGCGTCGGGAGCGCGCGCGCGACGCGCACCCCGAGACCACCCTCCGCCTCGACGTGAAGCGCCCCCGCGGCGCCGGGGACGACTTCCCCGCCGCGTTCGAGCGCCGCATTCGGGAGATCGCCTCCCGCGTCGTCGCGCACGTCAAGCGGGGCGACCGCGTGAAGCTCGTCGCGTCGACGGGCGAGGTGCTCCGCGGCGACAAGCGCAGCGGCTCGGACGTGTTGCTCCGGTACCTCGCGCTCGTCGAGTCGATCCCCGCCGCCGACACGGGCGAGCGCGACCCCAGCGCGGGAGCCACCTGA
- a CDS encoding MoxR family ATPase, whose translation MTAAKALLTEELPAIQALRTAVEGALEGKADVVELALVALLARGHLLIEDVPGVGKTTLARALAQAVGGELKRLQFTSDLLPSDVVGISIWDQRRSEFVLRQGPVFANVLLADEINRASPRTQSSLLEAMNEAQVSIDGQTIPLPDPFFVIATQNPQDFAGTFPLPESQLDRFLLRIRIGYPPPQVEMRLLTEGLDRPSDVDPVLDPAHLVELQRTVQRVALDTSLVSYLQAIVQATRSAPTLSLGASTRGAIALASGARARALVRGRSYCIADDIQDLAVPALAHRVRLASTAEGFMPTRDEAEAAVRELVARVPVPL comes from the coding sequence ATGACGGCCGCCAAAGCCCTCCTTACCGAGGAGCTTCCCGCCATCCAAGCGCTGCGCACGGCCGTCGAGGGTGCCCTCGAGGGGAAGGCCGACGTCGTCGAGCTCGCGCTGGTCGCCCTGTTGGCGCGCGGTCACCTCCTCATCGAAGACGTGCCCGGTGTTGGCAAGACCACCCTCGCGCGAGCCCTCGCCCAGGCGGTCGGTGGCGAGCTGAAGCGCCTGCAGTTCACGAGCGATCTCCTGCCGAGCGACGTCGTGGGCATCTCGATCTGGGACCAGCGCCGCAGCGAGTTCGTCCTCCGCCAGGGGCCCGTCTTCGCGAACGTGCTCCTGGCCGACGAGATCAACCGCGCGAGCCCGCGCACGCAGTCGTCGCTCCTCGAGGCCATGAACGAGGCCCAGGTGTCGATTGACGGGCAGACCATCCCGCTCCCCGACCCCTTCTTCGTCATCGCCACCCAGAACCCACAAGACTTTGCGGGCACCTTCCCACTTCCCGAGTCTCAGCTCGACCGCTTCCTCCTCCGGATCCGCATCGGTTACCCACCCCCGCAGGTCGAGATGCGGCTGCTCACCGAGGGCCTCGACCGACCGAGCGACGTCGACCCCGTCCTCGATCCCGCGCACCTCGTGGAGCTCCAGCGGACCGTCCAGCGCGTCGCGCTAGACACCTCCCTCGTGAGCTACCTGCAGGCCATCGTGCAGGCTACCCGGTCCGCCCCCACGCTCTCTCTCGGAGCGTCCACGCGCGGCGCCATCGCCCTCGCGAGCGGAGCCCGCGCCCGCGCGCTGGTCCGCGGCCGCAGCTACTGCATCGCGGACGACATCCAAGACCTCGCGGTCCCGGCGCTCGCGCACCGTGTGCGGCTCGCGTCCACCGCCGAAGGCTTCATGCCCACCCGCGACGAAGCCGAGGCGGCCGTGCGTGAGCTTGTCGCGCGCGTGCCTGTCCCACTTTGA
- a CDS encoding ABC transporter ATP-binding protein: protein MALLSSTSPWAVRLERVTKTYGSVRALVAVTADFASGEVTAVLGPNGSGKSTLLSLVGTLSRPTSGTVSHGELGATAATVRRSLGWVGHASLCYPDLTGAENLRLAAELYGCAPGEALREASERFDLGAFMSRPFREYSRGQRQRVSLARALVHGPRLLLLDEPTTGLDRSGVGRLTEVIRTEVARGATVVVVSHDEGFAAEVAGSRLRLERGRVVDRS, encoded by the coding sequence ATGGCGCTCTTGTCCAGCACCTCTCCCTGGGCGGTCCGGCTCGAACGCGTCACCAAGACGTACGGCTCCGTGCGCGCCCTCGTCGCGGTGACGGCGGACTTCGCGTCGGGCGAAGTCACCGCGGTGCTGGGGCCCAACGGGTCGGGCAAGAGCACCCTCCTCTCCCTGGTGGGCACCCTGTCGCGTCCGACCTCGGGCACGGTGTCCCATGGGGAGCTTGGGGCGACGGCGGCGACCGTTCGCCGCAGCCTGGGGTGGGTTGGGCACGCATCGCTCTGCTACCCGGACCTGACCGGTGCGGAGAACCTCAGGCTCGCCGCGGAGCTGTATGGGTGTGCGCCGGGGGAGGCCCTCCGGGAGGCGAGCGAGCGCTTCGACCTCGGCGCGTTCATGAGCCGCCCTTTCCGGGAGTACTCGCGCGGGCAACGGCAGCGGGTCTCGCTCGCTCGGGCCCTCGTCCACGGGCCGAGGCTCCTGCTCCTCGACGAGCCGACGACCGGCCTGGACAGGTCCGGGGTGGGTCGCCTCACCGAGGTGATTCGGACGGAGGTCGCGCGAGGGGCCACGGTGGTGGTCGTGTCGCACGACGAAGGGTTCGCCGCTGAGGTCGCTGGGAGTCGGCTGCGCTTGGAGCGGGGCCGGGTCGTCGATCGCTCCTAG
- the bioD gene encoding dethiobiotin synthase has protein sequence MGRLVVVTGVGTEVGKTTLGVALARGLAASGLRVCGYKPVESGLGPGAGGDAGALDDAGTFHVKPTPLYGFAEPISPHLAAERAGLQVDVEAIVAVVEAARKEVDVLLVELAGGLFTPLGPETDNANLLEALRPDEALLVVPDALGALHHARAGELAARARGLGPMHLVLVEPGRPDASTGTNSAALRGLFRGTHHVPWRSAGLSAADLCSLLAVCCPSPV, from the coding sequence ATGGGTCGCCTCGTCGTCGTGACGGGGGTCGGGACCGAGGTGGGGAAGACCACGCTCGGGGTCGCCCTCGCCCGGGGGCTTGCGGCCTCTGGGCTGCGGGTGTGCGGCTACAAGCCCGTGGAGAGCGGGCTCGGGCCGGGCGCCGGCGGAGACGCCGGGGCGCTCGACGACGCGGGGACGTTTCACGTGAAACCTACCCCCCTGTACGGGTTTGCCGAGCCCATCTCGCCCCACCTCGCCGCCGAGCGCGCGGGGCTGCAGGTCGATGTGGAGGCGATCGTGGCGGTGGTGGAAGCCGCGCGCAAGGAGGTCGACGTGCTCCTCGTCGAGCTCGCCGGAGGCCTCTTCACCCCGCTCGGGCCCGAGACCGACAACGCGAATCTGCTCGAGGCCCTGCGCCCAGACGAGGCGCTCTTGGTCGTGCCCGACGCCCTCGGCGCCCTCCACCACGCGCGGGCCGGGGAGCTCGCCGCTCGGGCCCGCGGCCTCGGCCCGATGCACCTCGTCCTGGTCGAGCCCGGTCGCCCCGACGCCTCCACGGGCACGAACTCGGCGGCGCTTCGGGGGCTGTTCCGAGGCACCCACCACGTCCCCTGGCGCTCCGCGGGTCTCTCGGCGGCCGACCTCTGCTCCCTGCTGGCCGTCTGCTGCCCGTCGCCCGTCTGA
- a CDS encoding 8-amino-7-oxononanoate synthase, with protein MFHVKRSPLVALETELQDLEARSLLRRPTRVGPGQTAFCSNDYLGLAESPRSAEAAVGAGASRLVSGNTEHHAALEREICDWLQVEGSLVFTSGYAANVGALAALLRPGDRVLSDALNHASIIDGVRLARAEVEVYPHLDVAHVAAALRARPNTPTWVVTESYFGMDADAPDLRALAEACGEAGAGLYVDEAHALGVYGPEGRGRCADVGVVPDVLVGTLGKAIGAGGAFVAGSDTLQRWLWNRARSFVFSTGLSPLVAAEAALRVRQARGMEEARAELHSRASELRRGLHELGCQVLGEGPVVPWVLGDARRAVDVAAALQGAGYFVQAIRPPTVPAGLSRLRLSVRATHTAGEVSGLLRAVRSVQETWVASSS; from the coding sequence ATGTTTCACGTGAAACGTTCGCCGCTCGTCGCCCTCGAGACGGAGCTTCAGGACCTCGAGGCGCGCAGCCTCCTCCGCCGCCCTACCCGCGTGGGGCCGGGCCAGACGGCGTTCTGCTCGAACGACTACCTGGGGCTGGCCGAGTCCCCCCGAAGCGCCGAGGCGGCGGTGGGTGCGGGCGCCTCCCGCCTCGTCTCGGGGAACACCGAGCACCACGCCGCGCTCGAGCGGGAGATCTGCGACTGGCTTCAGGTCGAGGGCAGCCTGGTGTTCACCAGCGGCTACGCGGCGAACGTGGGCGCCCTCGCCGCCCTGCTCCGCCCCGGGGATCGCGTGCTCTCCGACGCGCTGAACCACGCGTCCATCATCGATGGCGTTCGGCTCGCTCGCGCCGAGGTCGAGGTCTACCCTCACCTCGACGTGGCCCACGTCGCTGCGGCGCTGCGGGCTCGGCCGAATACGCCCACGTGGGTCGTCACCGAGTCCTACTTCGGCATGGACGCGGACGCTCCGGATCTCCGCGCCCTCGCTGAAGCGTGTGGCGAGGCCGGGGCGGGGCTGTACGTCGACGAAGCGCACGCGCTCGGTGTCTACGGCCCCGAGGGTCGCGGCCGATGCGCGGACGTCGGGGTGGTCCCGGATGTCCTCGTGGGCACGCTCGGCAAGGCGATCGGCGCTGGCGGGGCCTTCGTCGCGGGCAGCGACACGCTCCAGCGTTGGCTCTGGAACCGTGCCCGGTCCTTCGTCTTTTCCACCGGGTTGAGCCCTCTGGTCGCCGCCGAGGCCGCGCTTCGGGTGCGTCAGGCGCGCGGGATGGAGGAGGCCCGGGCCGAGCTCCACTCCCGAGCCAGCGAGCTGCGGCGGGGCCTGCACGAGCTCGGCTGCCAGGTGCTCGGCGAGGGGCCCGTCGTCCCGTGGGTCCTGGGTGATGCGCGCCGTGCGGTCGACGTGGCGGCCGCGCTCCAAGGGGCCGGGTACTTCGTGCAGGCCATCCGGCCGCCCACGGTGCCGGCCGGCCTCTCGCGGCTGCGCCTCTCGGTGCGCGCGACCCACACGGCGGGGGAGGTCAGCGGCCTGCTCCGCGCGGTGCGTTCGGTCCAGGAGACATGGGTCGCCTCGTCGTCGTGA
- the zapA gene encoding cell division protein ZapA, whose protein sequence is MSSASAVELQELASAVTEKVSAVSPRGRPSTPQAIALAALALAHELEVERRKRQALERKTRDTLRRLLVRVDQAIESTGPER, encoded by the coding sequence GTGAGCTCTGCTTCGGCCGTAGAGCTGCAGGAGCTCGCGAGCGCCGTGACCGAGAAAGTGAGCGCCGTGAGCCCGCGCGGCCGCCCGTCCACGCCCCAGGCGATCGCGCTCGCCGCCCTCGCCCTCGCGCACGAGCTGGAGGTCGAGCGTCGCAAGCGCCAAGCGCTCGAGCGAAAGACGAGGGACACCCTCCGTCGCCTGCTCGTTCGGGTGGATCAGGCGATCGAGAGCACCGGCCCCGAGCGCTGA
- the aroB gene encoding 3-dehydroquinate synthase, which translates to MKTLFVSGFMGTGKSTIAPRVASELGLPYVDTDAVLASRSGRAGATAASLVRDDERSFRAAEEALVLELASAAKPSVVALGGGALVSSRARAAALASGVVVTLKASREALLARLVGTERPLLGGDPAARIDELQLARAAAYSECHGEVWTDVLDEDAAVAAVCAVRAAAPVLVALGERSYRVHVVHDRPEVLTDVVAALGPSGLLAVTDSHVLRARGTALARALDAVFVPHRTCTLPPGEEHKTLATVDTIWEAGIAQGLDRDGVFVAFGGGVVGDLTGFAAATLYRGVRAVQVPTTLLAMVDASVGGKTGFDVAAGKNLIGAFAQPSAVVVDLAHLSTLPARHRRAGLAELAKIALLLDEGLARELRERAPELVAGPPEGLASVVRRAIELKAGVVARDEREQGDRALLNFGHTVGHALEAHGQYRTHLHGEAVAIGMVAELELAAAAGLVRRGVAGEVESLLEALGLPTRPAGGELAAAAAYLGVDKKRRGERLRLPLAVAVGRGEVLPVLADDLRTAMRRA; encoded by the coding sequence ATGAAGACGCTCTTCGTGTCGGGGTTCATGGGCACGGGGAAGTCGACGATCGCTCCGCGCGTCGCCAGCGAGCTCGGGCTCCCCTACGTCGACACCGACGCCGTGTTGGCCTCTCGCTCGGGCCGCGCCGGCGCCACCGCGGCTTCGCTGGTGCGCGACGACGAGCGGTCGTTCCGAGCCGCGGAGGAGGCGCTGGTGCTCGAGCTCGCGAGCGCGGCGAAGCCCTCGGTCGTGGCGCTTGGTGGCGGCGCGCTGGTCTCGAGTCGTGCGCGCGCGGCGGCGCTCGCGAGCGGCGTGGTCGTCACGTTGAAGGCGTCGCGTGAGGCGCTGCTCGCCCGCCTCGTCGGCACCGAGCGCCCCCTGCTCGGCGGGGACCCCGCGGCCCGGATCGACGAGCTCCAGCTCGCGCGCGCGGCCGCCTACTCCGAGTGCCACGGCGAGGTGTGGACGGACGTCCTCGACGAGGACGCCGCGGTCGCCGCGGTCTGCGCCGTGCGCGCGGCCGCTCCCGTCCTGGTCGCGCTCGGTGAGCGCTCGTACCGCGTGCACGTCGTGCATGATAGGCCCGAGGTCCTGACCGACGTGGTGGCCGCGCTCGGGCCTTCCGGCCTCCTTGCGGTGACCGATAGTCACGTGCTCCGCGCGCGCGGCACCGCGCTCGCCCGGGCGCTGGACGCCGTCTTCGTGCCCCACCGAACGTGCACCCTTCCGCCCGGCGAGGAGCACAAGACCCTCGCCACGGTCGACACGATTTGGGAGGCCGGGATCGCCCAAGGCCTCGATCGCGATGGGGTTTTCGTCGCCTTTGGCGGCGGCGTGGTGGGCGATCTCACGGGGTTCGCGGCCGCCACCCTCTACCGCGGAGTGCGGGCGGTCCAGGTGCCCACGACACTGCTGGCGATGGTCGACGCCTCCGTTGGCGGCAAGACGGGCTTCGACGTGGCGGCCGGGAAGAACCTCATCGGGGCCTTCGCGCAGCCGTCGGCGGTGGTCGTCGATCTTGCCCACCTGTCGACGCTGCCCGCGCGCCACCGCCGCGCAGGGCTCGCCGAGCTGGCCAAGATCGCGCTGCTCCTCGACGAGGGGCTCGCGCGGGAGCTTCGCGAGCGCGCGCCGGAGCTGGTGGCCGGGCCGCCCGAGGGCCTCGCCAGCGTCGTGAGGCGCGCGATCGAGCTCAAGGCTGGTGTGGTCGCCCGCGACGAGCGCGAGCAGGGCGACCGCGCGCTGCTCAACTTCGGCCACACCGTCGGGCACGCCCTCGAGGCGCATGGCCAGTACCGCACGCACCTCCACGGCGAGGCCGTCGCGATCGGGATGGTCGCGGAGCTCGAGCTGGCGGCGGCGGCGGGGCTCGTTCGCCGCGGAGTGGCCGGCGAGGTCGAGTCTCTCCTCGAGGCGCTCGGGCTCCCGACGCGCCCCGCGGGGGGCGAGCTCGCCGCCGCGGCCGCCTATCTGGGCGTCGACAAGAAGCGACGCGGCGAACGCCTCCGCCTGCCGCTCGCGGTCGCCGTCGGGCGGGGCGAGGTGCTGCCAGTGCTCGCCGACGATCTGCGCACGGCCATGCGCCGCGCGTGA
- the aroC gene encoding chorismate synthase, which translates to MTQLRWLTAGESHGLGLTVILEGVPAGLPLLAEHIDEDLARRQRGYGRGGRMKIETDRVVITSGVRGGATLGSPITLTVANRDHEKWRERMAVGPHPAHLADPLVRPRPGHADLAGGLKYDRPDLRDVLERASARETAARTAAGAVAKRLLAELGVDVFAHVVSIGGVGCAASLRGRDTNEIKRLARASDLACADPEAEVHMRDAIREASHAGDTLGGTFEVVATGVPVGLGAHVQWDRRLDGLLAQALMSIQAIKAVEIGDGWAAAAARGSAVHDPIGYDAVLRRFTRASNRAGGLEGGITNGEPLVCRAAMKPIATLRRALPSVDVRTKEPADAAFERSDVCAVAAASVVGEAMVALTLARAALEKLGGDSLREVVENLRSGRLRTEEYGQ; encoded by the coding sequence ATGACGCAGCTTCGTTGGCTCACGGCGGGAGAGTCGCACGGATTGGGCCTCACAGTGATCCTCGAGGGCGTCCCCGCGGGGCTGCCGCTCCTCGCGGAACACATCGACGAGGATCTCGCGCGCCGGCAGCGTGGCTACGGCCGCGGCGGGCGCATGAAGATCGAGACCGACCGCGTAGTGATCACCTCGGGGGTGCGCGGGGGCGCCACGTTGGGTTCACCCATCACCCTCACTGTGGCCAATCGCGACCACGAGAAGTGGCGCGAGCGCATGGCCGTGGGTCCCCACCCCGCCCACCTCGCAGATCCCCTCGTTCGGCCCCGGCCCGGGCACGCCGATCTCGCCGGTGGTCTCAAGTACGATCGCCCGGATCTGCGTGATGTGCTCGAGCGCGCGAGCGCGCGTGAGACCGCGGCGCGTACGGCGGCGGGTGCGGTCGCCAAGCGCCTCTTGGCGGAGCTCGGCGTCGACGTGTTCGCGCACGTGGTGTCGATCGGCGGCGTCGGGTGCGCGGCGTCGCTCCGGGGCCGTGATACTAATGAAATCAAGCGCTTGGCTCGCGCCAGCGACCTGGCATGCGCGGATCCGGAGGCCGAGGTCCACATGCGCGACGCGATCCGGGAGGCCTCCCACGCGGGGGACACTCTGGGCGGCACGTTCGAGGTGGTGGCCACCGGCGTCCCCGTGGGCCTCGGCGCTCATGTCCAGTGGGACCGCAGGCTCGACGGTCTCCTGGCGCAGGCGCTCATGAGCATCCAGGCGATCAAGGCGGTCGAGATCGGCGATGGCTGGGCCGCCGCCGCGGCGCGGGGCTCTGCGGTCCACGACCCCATCGGGTACGACGCGGTCCTCCGGCGCTTCACCCGCGCATCGAACCGAGCCGGTGGTCTCGAGGGCGGCATCACGAACGGCGAGCCCCTCGTGTGCCGCGCCGCGATGAAGCCCATCGCGACCCTCCGCCGTGCCCTCCCGAGCGTGGACGTGCGCACGAAGGAGCCCGCCGACGCCGCGTTCGAGCGCAGCGACGTGTGCGCGGTCGCCGCCGCGTCGGTCGTGGGTGAGGCGATGGTGGCGCTCACGCTCGCGCGGGCCGCGCTCGAGAAGTTGGGGGGCGACTCGCTCCGCGAGGTCGTGGAAAACTTGCGCTCCGGGCGGCTGCGGACCGAAGAGTACGGTCAATGA
- a CDS encoding DUF167 domain-containing protein, which translates to MTAKDGALRFEVRAKPRAKKSRVVSIDDGRLTLALAAPPVDGAANEALVALLADVLGLPLRAVCILRGTSSRHKLVSVSGLGEADLVARITSALAGSPGG; encoded by the coding sequence ATCACCGCCAAGGACGGGGCGCTGCGCTTCGAGGTGCGCGCCAAGCCGCGCGCCAAAAAGAGCCGCGTGGTCTCCATCGACGACGGGCGCCTCACGCTCGCGCTCGCGGCGCCCCCGGTCGACGGCGCCGCGAACGAGGCGCTGGTCGCCCTCCTGGCCGACGTGCTCGGCCTCCCATTGCGTGCTGTTTGCATTCTTCGTGGAACCTCGTCACGACACAAGCTCGTGTCGGTCTCGGGGCTCGGCGAGGCCGACCTCGTCGCGCGCATCACGTCGGCCCTGGCCGGCAGCCCGGGAGGCTGA